GTGGATTCGGCGCTCCAGGTGGATTCTCTGGGGATGTAGGAGCCGGCAGAGGTGGTGATTTCGCTGGAGGCTTCAGGGGGAGGCCGACCGGAACGTACGGACCTCcaggcggcggcggcggcgacgGTGGTGGCTTCGGAGGACGTCCCGCTTCATCCTATGGAGCTCCTGGACAATTTGGTAGCGGCGGTGGAGGATACCAAGACGGAGGATACCAAGGTGGTGGCTTCGGAGGCTTTGGTCGCGACAATGGAAGGGTAACTACAATCGAGTCGCAAAAACATTGGAATACTTTCTTAGATTTGTCACAATTGTCTTATGTTTTAGCCTCAACCATACAGCTTCCAATACGAAGTGTACGATCCTCCAAGCGGAAACGACTACTCTCAACGCGAGAGCAGCGATGGTAACGTGGTCACAGGGGAATACAGAGTTCTTTTGCCAGATTCAAGGACACAGATTGTGAAATACATGGCTGACGACGCAAATGGATACACCGCCGATGTTCAGTACGAGGGCCAGGCTCAATTTTCACGTGGAGGATCGGGAGCGTACCAAGGAGCTGGTGGTGGCTACCAAGGAGGTGCTGGAGGATACCAGGGTGGCTATCAGGGTGGTGAGTccagttttaatattataaaataataacccCATAAGATTACATATACGGATGTTATTCATGAATTCTTTTCCATATTACCACAGGTAGGGGTGGTGGATTCGGAGGAGATGgtagcagtaatcaatatcTACCACCTCGCAACAGTTACCGGAAGTAACTTGCTGAATCATGCTGCATCACCATCAAAACGCTAAATCCCCCAACTACTGGGCGACAACCTACACGGACCTCCCTCGTTTACAGCTTCTACTTTTACACAAAAACACAAACATCTACACAATAATCTTACACCACTGAGTCACATGCacatttacattaataatcACCCAATGGTATTTAACTCTGTATATCTTGATTAgcataatttaatgttttatatgtatacattactCTGTACATGGtaactttatatatttgtgtacGTATTTATGCGAGCTTGTAGTAAAACACAAAGGAAATACatctttgtatttaaatgttcTGCTGAAATCAATTTACCTTAAAACTTCTTACAACAAATAGATCTGCACTAGACTGTAGATTTTGTAATCAACAACCACATCTTTGGtttgaattattgaataaattgtggTACTTGGCAATCTAATTGAGTACAAGATAATGAGGGACTCACCAAAGGAAGCTGTTCAAGAGGAGGTGATTCTGTATCAAGTAGGATAACATTGTTGAAAGTTGATAAATGAAAGCCTACAGCAAACCAGGCTACAGCAGTTGTAATGTCTCCAGTTCATTTCTTTGCAGAGCtgataacaaaatatgaaCATATTTTATGCGCTAGACTGTAGATTTTATAATCAACAATCACATCTTTGGTTTGagttattgaataaattgtgaTATTTGGCAATCCAATTGAGTACAAGATAATGAGGGACTCACCAAAGGAAGCTATTCAAGAGGAGGTGATTCTACATCAAGTAGGATGACATTGTTGAAAGTGGATAAATACAGACCTACAGCAAAACGGGCTACAGCAGTTGTAATGTCTCCAGTTCATTTCTTTGCAGAGCtgataacaaaatatgaacatattttataacgttTATAATCACGAACACATTTCTAATCCCGCGAAAATTGCACCTCTACGGTTGTTACAAGCGTACCacataaagaaaaactaaCCGCAGTTCTAACAGAAAAAGAACTAAGTTGCATTGTCATAAGAGCCATCTTGCGAGCATGTTTTCAATTGCTTAGAAATTATCATCAATGGTTGTGTTACCGACGAAGAAAGgtgttttgaataatattcggGGGAAGCACAAAAAGATTTTCTTTGTCGTGCAACAAGTGAGTGAGCAAGATTTGAAACTAATTCGATCAATTATGCGTTGTTTGTTGGTGCCTGGAAGATGAAGACAATAGAGGGAAAAGTGGTGGCTTTGGGATCCCAAGGTaagttatatgtatacatattaacaAACCACTTCTTTGTGCATTAATCGTATCATTCCTATAATTCACCCCTTTGGAAATgtcaaattttcgttttcttaaTGAATTTATGATTTCTTATGACTTTATCGTCGTTCGTTACCCGTAAAGCATTTTAGGTTAGTTTCTAATGTTTATATCTGCGCGTATTATTCCCTTCACATGCCCATACCCCTATTTGTTCtattctttaaacaaaattccaaatttcaaTAGATTACAGGGGAATTCTTTGTTTTCCAGGTGTTGGAAAAACAAGTATGATCATACGCTACGTCAGGAAAGCATTCAACGAACGTGCGAATCCCACGATAGGCGCATCCTTTTTTacgtgtaaattaaatttggtaAACACAAGAATAATGCTACAGGTACAATGATGGTCATTTAAAGTGTAATACGAATAGCAGTGCATAGTTAGTTTCTTTCAGAtccgaaattaattaaaattatttaatttcaaagaatgtTAATATGTCTGTCTGAGTTTTGGACCCAGTTTCGAAGCTCTGCTGTGGTACAATAGCATGGATTTAGTTGCTTTGTTGGGTTTAGGTCTGGGACACTGCTGGCCAGGAAAGGTTCAGGTCCATGGCACCGATGTACTATAGAAATGCCAATGCAGCCATGTTGGTGTTTGACTTAACGCAGTATAACACATTCACAGCAATGAAAGGTTGGGTGGCAGAGCTTCGCAGAAATGTGGAGGAGACTATGGTGTTGGCAGTAATAGGGAATAAGTCTGATCTGATAAATGAGCGGCAAGTTGATAGCGAGGAGGGTAGAGTCTATGCAACAAAAATTGGTGCCAGTTACCATGAAACATCTGTTAGAGATGATGAAGGTATTGAAAGTGTTTTTTTGGATATTGGCATGGGTCTGCTTAAGCTATCTTCCAATGAAAGAGAGGCTACATCCATTAGGGTATACGAGTCAACAAGCTCCGATATGAGTGGTATGGACCCATGCTGTACACCCCTAGAGGAAAGTCCTCAGAACCTCAGTATTGCTCACGGGATACAAGAGAGAATACACACCTGCTGCTAgtcttttctattttgtttatgGCTCAAATATAGTCTAGTGTCAGAAGCAAGTATACTTCATTTGTATTGTTCGGAGATACTAACAAAAgcacttcaaaactaaactAATTCCACTCTTGCCTAAAAATTTACGATTATGTAGTTACAGTCTTCTGACACTAATCCTTTTGTCAAGTGGGATTCCACATAAAAATGTACTAAAATGAGAAGTCATTCTTATCGCAAGAAAATAGATGTCGCTTGTAACGATAACAACGACAATGTCTTCCATACATGacttctatataaatatagagcTCATTGCAAACATACTCTTTTCttgtgtatt
This Hylaeus volcanicus isolate JK05 unplaced genomic scaffold, UHH_iyHylVolc1.0_haploid 8104, whole genome shotgun sequence DNA region includes the following protein-coding sequences:
- the LOC128882244 gene encoding ras-related protein RabJ isoform X2, which codes for MKTIEGKVVALGSQGVGKTSMIIRYVRKAFNERANPTIGASFFTCKLNLVWDTAGQERFRSMAPMYYRNANAAMLVFDLTQYNTFTAMKGWVAELRRNVEETMVLAVIGNKSDLINERQVDSEEGRVYATKIGASYHETSVRDDEGIESVFLDIGMGLLKLSSNEREATSIRVYESTSSDMSGMDPCCTPLEESPQNLSIAHGIQERIHTCC
- the LOC128882244 gene encoding ras-related protein RabJ isoform X1 — translated: MKTIEGKVVALGSQGVGKTSMIIRYVRKAFNERANPTIGASFFTCKLNLVNTRIMLQVWDTAGQERFRSMAPMYYRNANAAMLVFDLTQYNTFTAMKGWVAELRRNVEETMVLAVIGNKSDLINERQVDSEEGRVYATKIGASYHETSVRDDEGIESVFLDIGMGLLKLSSNEREATSIRVYESTSSDMSGMDPCCTPLEESPQNLSIAHGIQERIHTCC